The genomic interval TTTAATTCggttttgtttgatttttgagAAATCAAAATgtgctttaaatttttttgtaaaaccAAGCCtgaatatataatttaaataattcaattaatataaaaaagaagttATAGCACGTTTCCTTCTGTTCCCAACTACTATTTAgtccttttgttttgttggtaATTCAACAAGAAATAGCAATTCCTTTGTTTtagcttttctttaaaattgtgaaaaagtCTTCCTTAACTACACCTACATCCTTCCATGGTATTAGCTCTTCAATGTCTAACGGAATAgcttcaaaaattattatgactaaattatcttttataaatttagaaatttacaacattcaaatattaataattaaattataaataaaaaattaataattaaattataaataaaatattaatatttagatgatcaattattaatattttaaataaattataaattattaatacttaaaaattaataatcataataacatttaacttataaataaaacaataatatttttaaatattaatgattaaaatattaatattttaattatcaattattaatattttttaataaattataaatatttaaaaataaaataaaaatcataataatatttaaattaaaataaaataataatattatataatactaatgattaaattataaataaaatattaacatttaaattatcaattattaatatattaaacaaattataaattattaatgttttaaaaataaaaaatatgaataatcatatatttagtaaaagatatttttatctttttatcttctattttttatttcaaatttatttttactaatcaaatataataactcTTCTTACTTTATTCTATTCATCCTAccaaactacataataattattttattctatttttatcttatttattcttacaaaataactattctattttattattgtttatttcgCAAACGACATTAGTGGTGAAATAAGATTGATACATATGCTTAATAACCATTGCTAAACCAATGTAATAAGCATAATTTGTCTTGCgtacataattataaatttttaacatttatcACTAGAAAGAGGTTACCTAAAACTACCCAAATTTATGACAGTATTTAATTGAAGGTAATTGACCCaattgataagaaaataaaactgaACGCCAAACAAGGATTAACTAGTACTAATACTTGGAGAATGGAGACCACTAAGGAAATTTACCTTGTATATTTCTTGTCATCATAAGTAATGGAAACTTGTTTGCATCAGAAATTTAAGGAAGAACAGACATCAGTACATCCAACAAGAAGTGTTAAGCCCACAAAGTCATGTAAAAACCAtcaagattttaatttttattaattaattactaataaTCTCTCTAATTGGATTGCCTCCACTAACGTTCCACCAATGAAATCCAGCCACGTAAATAGTTCCCCTATACTCGAACTCACCACAGCCAACCCTTCAGTCTcgcctctctctctctccctccttCAACAACATAATTCATTTCTCGAAGATCTGCAAAACGAAACtctccatttttttctcttcaaacagaaaaaggaaagaaaagaaaaaaaaaaggttcttTTCTCCCTCTCTAAATCAAAGCCATGACCGACCCCATCGAGCCATCAACGTCAACGAGCGACCCAATTCCGAGTCGGAGCCCGACCACTCTCCTCCACCCGCGACGCGAGCCTTTCGAGCACGGCCTCCTGCCAATCCAGAAGCTCATATTCACCGACCCGGTTCAAGCCCTAACCCCTCTCAAGCAAAAACACGCATCATCTTCAACTCACCGAGTCGACTCGGTGGCCCTCGCTGACGCGCTCCAGATCTCAGCGGACCATGCGCGTCTTGTCCTCGACACTCTCGCCTCGGTGCTACACTCCGAATCCGACCCGCTTGTCACCGCCCGAAGCGACGATGTCGACTCCGTGGGTGCTGATTTGCGTGATCTGATCCTGTTTTTGTATATTCAGTCGTATAAGAGGCTTTTGCCGCGCTCGCACAAGGACTCTGCCGCAGTTGCCGATGTTTGGCCTTCCACGTCAGCATTCGACGGTTACTTGTCGGCCCTTTCGCCTTTGCAGGTAAGGAGTTTGACCAATTTGCCGTCTATTTTGGTAAAGTGTGGTTGagtttttttaaattggaTTTCTGGTTGTTGAAAGTTAGGTGGTTCTCGATTCCATTTCAATGTCATTTTATAGAATTGTGTTAGATTCATGGCTAATTTTAGGAATGAACGTCTTTGATGCCGGGGGTTGATATAATTCACGAAAAGTTGAATCTTGATTGGCGTTTGGGAAAGAAGGAAATGTATTTCGTTTATACTTTGGCAAATTGAAAGATATCTCTTTAGCATTATATTATTGTTTCTGATAATTGAGACTACGTTTATTGTCCCTCTTGCTACTTGCTTTTTGGTTTTGGAGATACCAAGCAGAAGGTCCTTTCAGATGCAAAGCTaacagaaaattttttgaagaattaaaagtttaaGTTTCAACTTTTGCAATACCAAAAATGCATGATTACAATTTTACAAGTACAAATATGTTTAGagtaaattttacattttacaatttcatcattttaataaaaatggattttctttttgttttggaaatttttaagATAGCATTCACTTGATGTTTTTGCTACTTGCTTTTTGCTTCCAAAAGCAAAATGTGTGTATGCAGAAACCAAGAAAactttttaatattgaaaaggctaaaattaaaatgtacTATTGTTTGTGGAAAATAAAATGCATAATTACACcattatttagaaaaattatgtCATCATCACTGGTGTTGCATTTTAGTTAACtattcatttttaatcaattttgaattacttactttttctattttaataaCATTTAGGAAGCAAAAGCTAATAGCAAGAAATAAGTCGTAAAAGTAGCTACCAAGCCATTTATTAGGAAGCGAAAGTAATAACCGAAATGGACTCTAGGTAGACTTGGCAATTTTGCATATGATACGATAACATGACACGAACATGATACAGAGTTAAGCGGGTTTGGGTTTAGGGTAATTGTGTTTCGTGTCAAAATGTGTCAAACTTGCTTAACCGTTTAAGACACGTTTAATTATTTGTGTTATTGTGTATCCGTATAATTTTTAACCtgtttaattaatcatgtaAACAGGTGTACCTGACACGTATATGACCTGATTAAACCTCCATAtaaataccttttatttttattatgcttgatgatgatggtgatgGGTTTTATCATGCTTGATGgatattattgttttgttagaattgtttttatgattattagttttaaatttgaataatgaaGTTATATTTCTTTCGTAATTCTatgcattttaatttaattgggttaattgtatttaaaattttaatcatgcTAATCGTTTAAATGTGATATAAGTGGTTTCGTAAGAAATTTAACCTAACCTGTTTAATAACTGTGTTAAGCATGTTGTGTTACATGTTTAATAAACGTTACGTGTTTGTGTTTATCAGTATAATTGTTAATACCCTATATTTACACCACATGGTTAAGATATGCAAATATGAATTGATCGGTCTAAttctaagtataaaattatacTCTTTATTGTGAGTGGTTGTACTATTTGTTGCCTTATTTTTTACAATGAATAGAAATTGTATGGCTATGTTTTGAATTGCATGTTTTGGTTGTTCATTTTTTACTCTTCCATACGGCTGCTGCTTTCAGAATGCTGTAAAATATGATTAATGCAGCTGGCTCTCTGTTAGAGgagagattttaaaattttatgatttgatttgagcTGATTTTAGTATCTTAGACGGTATCATTTGCTATCATGGTTTTTATCTCATTGTTTTATCCAGCTAAGTATCTCATTAATATGGATTTCACCAAGCCTGTGaacatttttaataattatagttcTAGTTGCTGTTAGAAAATTAATAGCTGTAGTCTTTTGCTCTAATGTGAGTTAGAAAGTTAGAGTAATCTGGGTGGTTCCTCTTATTGCAGCTTGTTCGCAGCAACAGCCGTCGATTTATGCCATCACAGGCTGATGAAGAGGCCCATCAGCTGTCCTATCTGCAGAAGCACTTAGCAAatattctctctcttttgtcAGAGCCTGTGGAAGGGGAAGGCGAAGAGTCTCTGGTTTGTAACACTGCTTCTTGCTATCTGTAGTTTGATGGAGTGttctttttctcaataaaAGCAAAACTGATATAATTGAAATATAAGTTAAGAATTTCACCAAATCTTTTTAAAGCTAGTGCATttttttagtaatttaattattgatgtTCCTTGTAGTTTGTCTATGTTGCTGGTTAAAATGTTACTATGAAATGCAGTTTAGTAACTGCAACATGAGATAATGTAGTTCCAAAGGATAAAAAGTGAAAGCAcagaataattattttagtcgTTACACTTAGTAGAGCTGGTACATTACTGATTCAGAATAGTAATGCGCTGGATGTAAATCCTGCAGTTTATAGAATGTCTTCATGTGGTTTGTATTCTAGTCTCTGAAGTCTTAACCTGCCTTTTTTAATTAGGTAACTGGGTCTGAGGcatattgaatttttctttattatgcAATAATGGGATTGTTAATCTGCACTTTTTCCCTTTCTGTGTTAATTTCTATGCTTTGGGATTGATTTGCATCCAAAAATTGGTTGGATTTAGTGCTAAAGCTGGTTTTATGAAGGAAGGACAAGTTGGGGGCCTCGTTTGCATGATTAAAATAAGAAACATGGGCAGTTTTGTTTAAAACAGGACAAAACAACTCCTTGCCAGCTTTTCAGGGATTGATCAGTGATTCTGAGCTGAatttttccttgtaaaatGTTCAGAATAGAAATTGGAGTTTTTCTGAATCTTTCTCTTCCTATTTTCTCTACCTTTCCAACATGCATTACTTTCCTTCTGCCCCCATCTTTGttatcatgttttgatttgtCCTATTCTCTCAATCCTTCTGCTATGTTATCAGCCAGGCTGTCATAATACCCTCactatgtatttttttattggtttttctcaTTGTTGCTTATTTTACTACATTTCCGTTTGTGTTTGTTATTAGCTTCTACGGCTTGGTTTTAATTTGCTCATGCAAGTACTGTTCCTTCAGGTTTTGACCATGGAAGGATTTGAGCACCTTGGGTTTCTGATTCAATTTGGCGATAAGGGATCTGAAGGAGTTCCTTTAAGCCAAGCTGCTCCATTTTTTGCTAATTCAGATCCAGACATGCCTGCTGTTCCTGTTCCAGCGGCACAAGTTCATGATTGGCTTCTACAGAATATAGCTTCTTCTTTGGAACATGTTACTGAAAAAATTTCTGCAAAGGAAAATGGACCTCCAAGTGGTTGTGATCAGGATGTTGCTATGGCTGATGCTAGTCCAAGTTCAGTCAAAGCCTCACCAAGTGCTAGGGGTCCATGTTTCATTGAGGGGGTCTCTAAATCATCATATGTAAAGCAGGCATCTGATCTTAAAAATTCTTCTGTGAAGGTTAGCTTATATCTGCATTTTGATTTATTGCAACCTGAAATTTCCATGGGGTATTGGCTGTGTAGTGTTTTTATTGATTCTCATTTATATGCAACATGTGACATACCCCTCCGAAGGTACTTGTGGTctggatttttattttgatctcCAATTTATGTGTAATTTGAGTACTGTCTGGAATCTCTTGAGgaataaagaaaaggaaactCAAATCAGGTTATATTGCAACCACCATATGGATATGGAGATGGATGTCTATTGGGTGCATTTTTTATGGATGAGATGAGATTAAGATGCCAGTTCAGGTGGCGCTATATTTACTATTGTGTTGCTTATCAACAGATAATGAGAAGAATGCACAAAAGGTGCTAGGGTTGGTAAATGTAATTGATCTGGTTCCTTGTGCTACTAATCCTTTATTTGTGGAATAATGTACAGCAGATGAAGTAAAAAAGGGTGATTAAAATGTTGCAAGGCTTGAGGGGCTGTCCTATGCAATACGACTTAGTTACTTGAAACAAGAAAGTTGAGGGATGGTGCAATTAGTCCTGCCTTGTTTTAGTGTCAGGAATCTCAGGACGATTTCATATttgcaaaaattttcaagcatCTATGATAAATTCTTCCTAGATTGATTGGGGTTTCTGTACATGTTGTTAAACCTTGTTTTAGATATTAACTGCTGCAGTTCTTTGATGCCAGACACTGACTGCAGTCAGTTGAATAGTGCACTgtttttggttgaaaaatttgtgattttatgtAAAGAACCGTTACTTGCTGGAGGCTAAAAGCTTTTCTCCCTTTACGCACCGACCTTTTTCTGAATAGAAAATGCTTATAACAACTTTCTCCTGATGCAAAATATGAAACCGCTGCTTGTTCAATCAGTCTCATATTTGTCAAAAAtcttttaaccatttttctcTAGAATGTGAAGTGTGAATTTTGACTTGCTATGGGCCGGAACCTTGTTTTCTTCCCAAAAATggttcttttgttttcatccTTGTCTTCTTCATTACAATGTCACCAACATCATTATCATCCTCatcttattatttattaaaagctGCAAGTAACACAGTTCCAATCAATTGTGTTTAAATTAAAGTTGATCTTCTACCCAATTAGTTGTCGAATGCTTAGCTTCCAAAACATTGTGATAATTGGGAGTTGGTGGATTTGACTTGGGACCTTCCACTTTGTGGAAAGGTGTAGATAATAATTGGGTTATGCCAACAACTGTATCTAATTATTGATTATTATTTGATGTTTATGTACTTTGTGTGGCATAAAGCACCTCTAACTTTACATGAGTTTATAATTTCAGGTCATTAATTGCCATGATTCAGTCATTTACATTTTAGCGCCTTTGAGATATGCCACCATTTATGGATGCTCTGATGCTACTATAGTTCTTGGAGCTGTTGGCAAGGTATCATTGCCTTTGTGCTGTCAACTATTTGTGTTATACTAATTTTGGAGTTACTGGAAACATTTTCTGCTATTATAATGTTGAATTTTGGAGACACAGTTGATTTcctctttttaattaattattggtGTTTGGAATTGCTGAAAACATTTTGTCTGGTGGTTTGAACTAAAACTCTGGAAACAGATTTGTTTTGATATCTACACATTAGTTAGAACATGAGCAAATGAACAATGTACTCCTTAATTCACTATTCTACTGACTGGAAAATGTCCATTAATATTAAAGAAGTTACTTAATTGTTTCTTCGTCATCAAATGCACTCAATTGAATGGTGATTGAACATCCACTATTTGATTTCTTATGTTTTAAGTTTTAGGGTATGGTTACTTGTTTTATCTTTCCATTAATCTGCTTAGCATCTACCAATAATCTATgaatttttcatggttgaatgtCTTTGGGCATAATTTAAAGACATTAATGTTCTGTGCTTGAAAATTTATCATCTAATATAGCTGGTCAGtctgttttattttgaatacATATATAACAAATGTTGCAGAATTTGTAAAAGAATAGCTCTTTTCATCTGGGCTCCATTTCGTAACTATTCCAAAATTGCtataaaaagaatttgtgTAAACTGAAATATGGCCATGCACATGCGCATAATCAGTTTCTGTTATAGATCACATGAATTATGGTGTCACTTGATCTCTACTCCTACTTACAATTGTTGTAGCTGTTATTATCTTACTAAGATTGTAAAGTTTATAATGGATGTTTTTCTTGCCCTACATGATGAATTCCTTTGTCATCTTTGTCTAAGTCATTTACTAAATCATGATACTGGTTCTAATTATTGTTTCCTCTCTAATATTCTTTACTTGTTTATGATCATTCTTCTCTGAtgctaatattttatatgttccCCCACCTCCTCTCTCtttctgtctctctctctgcccttatatttttgtaaaacAATCAAACTGATGTTTACATCGCTTAACTATTAACCTGTTTCGAGTTTAAGTAATGCAATGTTCTTAAATTCATGGATGAATATAATATGAgttttttttgtcattataGGCAGTACGAGTTGAACACTGTGAACGAGTTCATGTAATTATAACGGCAAAACGAGTCTGCATTGCCAATTGTCGTGAGTGTGTATTCTTTTTGGGAGTGAACCAGCGACCCCTTATTGTTGGTGATAACCACAAGCTGCAGGTGAGTAAACCACTATTGACTGTTGTGAATGCAATGAGAATTTGATTGCGGTCATGCTTGAGTTTTTGAGATGTGATTTTGctgattaaatttatttccCTTTTCAAATGCTAAAAGTGTTACTTGATGGTTAAAACTTTGTCCAAAATGGGAAATTAGGGATGCCACAGAACCTATACTTTGTATGCAATGTTGCTGCTGCATGTTTATTTGGTGGGATTAGCTTGTTGAACATTTAAATTCATGAAGGACTAAACTAAGTAAAGTGATTGACATAgatcttaaaaaataaagaaaaagctgACATGGAACAATTAATTCATGAAGGACACTCATTTCCAAGTAAACTTCAACTTGttctaattttgaaaattagataATTAACagaggaaaaaaatataattagtaaaaattaacttttattGTCTTCTTTTCATCCAGGGAGATGggtccctctctctctctctctctgcctCCTGTTGGTCCTTCTTTGTCCTTTTAACTTTGGCTAAGTCGACCAAACTCACCAGAGGCTGGCATTTCAACATGAGCAGGCCTGCTATGACTAGAGCGAATACAGCACTAGCCACCAGGCTGCCAGCCTCCCTTTTTctgttttccttctctttcttctcgCTGGTATCCTATCTCTGCTTTATCTCACCAATTCTGAACCCACTTATactaaattttttcaaaacctCAATTTCTTTTGACATGTACAAGACTTAGACCTTAGCTGATTTGACAACTTGGTCTGTAGTtgtatttttgttaaaattttgttggtttaggcTGATCTTTGTATTTTCATGCTTGGAACAGCACATGTTTTGATGAACTGGATTCTGGTCGTGTATGGGGGTTATTATTCTgctaaaaacatgatttttggtTGATAGTACTGGGGGTTTTCTAGGATGGTTTCTTTCTTGAGGTTAGTTGAAATTAGAAGGGTTTTGTCTGGTGGGTTTCTCTATTGTAGGTGAAGAGAGTTGGCTGTTTGCTGAATAGGCAAAATCCAAAGCAGACTTATGCACTACCAACAATCTAAAAGTAGAATAACAGAGAAGCTACACATTGTAGGAATTCtagtgaaaatttaatatgaaAGTTGAAATTTGATCGCCAGGCTGCAAAAGTCAAAGTCTCTAAATGTCAATCGTCAAAAGTTGCCCTCATTAGTTTGAGACTAACGtacatatattttatacaaGCTTCACTAAACCCTAAGCCCACATAAAAAGAAATCCTaatagaacaaaataaatccaTATGAGAAACTTTCACTTAACATAAATTTCTGTCTAAGATAAGTCTGCCTCCAAAAATTGGTCGACGATTGTCCATGAACAACTACTAGTTTTATAGTTAGCGAAGCTCGAGTTTTCTCGAGACAGGACACTGGATGTTTCCTGAGAATTTTTTGTCTTAACCAGGGGATTTTTTCTTGAAGAGCTGTTGCATGAATCATCTTGTTTTATGCCTTGTGAGATGGCTCTGCCTTTTTGTGGTCTGATTTGTGTGATATGCTGTCAGCTGTGTTGATGTTTTGATGTCAATATGCAACATGTTCATGCTGGGGATATGTCCTGCATGAATGGGCTGCATTTTTACCAAAATGTGGTTATTTTTGTACACGTTATGAATTAATGAAATCAACTTTACTgccttttgaaaaaaataaaaaactaaagcCAACCTGATAAAACAATGCAAGTTATTTTAATGGCATTATTTATTTGTGGTATTTATAAGATGAGAACAAAAGAGGAAGGGTGTTGGTGTGTTGGGATGATTTACTAGATTGCAGTTGAGATGTGAAAGATGTGTAAAGGTCATTGGTGGTTGGTGCCATGGCTAATGGGtggaagagagaatttttctTATGTTCTTTGTTCTGTtttgtatttgttttttttttcttcctttatgcCTTTTTTTGAGAGCTGATTTTCTTCAAAGAAAGCTGCTTCcattatcattttcaacactCAGGTAGACTGACAGTTTTGGaacttcttttcttaaatttcATCAGGTGGCACCATATAACACATTCTACTCTCAGTTGGAGGAGCACATGACTGAAGTTGGCATTGAGTCAACTATCAATAGATGGGATGCACCTTTGGCGCTTGGAGTGATTGATCCACACGATTCATTATCTCATCCTGCAGGTGTTTCTGATGCTCAAGCTGAGTCAGCTACACGCCTAGATCCTGATCAGTTTACAAATTTTCTGGTATGCTCGTGTATTTCTTAGCATAGCTTGGGGTAGTTTGAtaacatttcttttcttttcctttttaatagTTTGGTCTTGTTCATGCATGACAtatgcatttcttttattacacAGATTCCAAACTGGTTTGAAGGTGAATCCACTGGGTCAACAAAGGATAACCCATTCCCCTTGCCTGATACGTACTTGACATCTCAACAGAGAAATGTAAATGCACTTAGCCCACCTGTTGATGGCAAACTTTGATTTTGTAGTTTGAGTTGTCTTGTTATCTGCATGCTAGAAGCAATGTTGTGGAATTAGTGGTTGGTTTTATTGATCTttctaatattaaattaactgattttattttctttctaaatGTTCTCACCAGCAAAAGAATTTAGGTGAGATAAAGCAAATATTGAGAGAAGCTCCCCTTGAAGAAAATCGAAAAAGAGAATTATCGTGTGCTCTTCATGTATACTTCAAGGACTGGTTATATGGTAATCATCTTTTCAATCTTATTTGTTGACTACAATTTTTTATATCCCTATGCGGTggtttttattattgttttagGTATATTCATGTTTGTAgttgtttccttttttgtaCTTTCTTAGTCCCGAGTTCTTTTGATGATATAGGATGCTATGTGTTAAAGATTATATGGTCCTTTCTTACTtgcaaattcaaaattaaaaatggattCTGGTGACTGAAGATTGTATTTTCTAAATTAACAATGGTTAAATTTCTGTTGATTCTTTAGTGTATTCCGATACATTCTAATACATTCTCTCCATTTGATTTCTaataattttacccttattaaggtttctttttcctatatgaatttttaagtgAAACTGAGGGCTGGATATGTCTAGATTAGGAGATCAACTATTTGGCTGAATTCAATTGTTAACTTTCTAGATATGTTTTTTGAAGAGTTTACAACCTCTAACCATCTTAGTTGGTGTTGTTGAACTTTATATTGTGTGGAATGAacttaaaagattttttagaTTTCTCACTGTTTGTCCGGAGTGTGGTTGGGTCCTTTATGTTGCTTAACATGAAGATGAAGCTGTTTTACTCTCCAGAATTTAGTAAATGAGCTATATATAAGGCTATAAGAGATGTgtacttaattttattttctgtaATAATATGACAGCCTCTGGAAATATCCGTCAGCTCTACTGCCTACAAGGTGACTGATATCTCACGGATATGCCTCATCATTAGACGAGGTATAGAAGGATGCTTTATGGTTTTGCTTCAGTTTCAGTCAACCCTTTTGCCAGTTCCTCAGGTAATTTCTGTGGGTACTACAGGCTGTTGAGAATCATCCTTGTAATTTGGAACGGCACAAAAATTTAATGGATTGGCTCTTGTGCACAGAATGCGAATTAGAAATACATTTGCTAGTCTCAATGTAATATTTTTtggatgaaaagaaaaataatcttACTGTAATATTTCTTAACCTAGGTCTGCAGTCTTGTGAATTTTTGCATCCCCTTGGTCTAGccatgtgaattttaatactGAATCTCTTTTTATCCAAGTTTTTCTTCGcttcccatttcttttgagtttgtttttcttatacAAGAGTCCGCTGATAGCAAGTTCGACGATTAAGATAAATAGGTTTTACAAGTTTATGAGGATGATTAGTATGACTGTGGCATT from Theobroma cacao cultivar B97-61/B2 chromosome 5, Criollo_cocoa_genome_V2, whole genome shotgun sequence carries:
- the LOC18599073 gene encoding TBCC domain-containing protein 1, which gives rise to MTDPIEPSTSTSDPIPSRSPTTLLHPRREPFEHGLLPIQKLIFTDPVQALTPLKQKHASSSTHRVDSVALADALQISADHARLVLDTLASVLHSESDPLVTARSDDVDSVGADLRDLILFLYIQSYKRLLPRSHKDSAAVADVWPSTSAFDGYLSALSPLQLVRSNSRRFMPSQADEEAHQLSYLQKHLANILSLLSEPVEGEGEESLVLTMEGFEHLGFLIQFGDKGSEGVPLSQAAPFFANSDPDMPAVPVPAAQVHDWLLQNIASSLEHVTEKISAKENGPPSGCDQDVAMADASPSSVKASPSARGPCFIEGVSKSSYVKQASDLKNSSVKVINCHDSVIYILAPLRYATIYGCSDATIVLGAVGKAVRVEHCERVHVIITAKRVCIANCRECVFFLGVNQRPLIVGDNHKLQVAPYNTFYSQLEEHMTEVGIESTINRWDAPLALGVIDPHDSLSHPAGVSDAQAESATRLDPDQFTNFLIPNWFEGESTGSTKDNPFPLPDTYLTSQQRNQKNLGEIKQILREAPLEENRKRELSCALHVYFKDWLYASGNIRQLYCLQGD